A region from the Pelobates fuscus isolate aPelFus1 chromosome 3, aPelFus1.pri, whole genome shotgun sequence genome encodes:
- the FOXI1 gene encoding forkhead box protein I1 gives MSAFDQQTQSPPRCGPQFPNIGQEPPEMNIYCESIFHPQAMPSPQRPSNFETGDYSSTANPFLWLNGPSITPPPYLPGSNSSHFMSQSYGMQRQLIPNMHGLGGSELGWLPIPSQEELMKLVRPPYSYSALIAMAIHGAPDKRLTLSQIYQYVADNFPFYNKSKAGWQNSIRHNLSLNDCFKKVPRDEDDPGKGNYWTLDPNCEKMFDNGNFRRKRKRKSDLNPNGQLSSEKSEGNPLSDSEKHEKQQGLLESSSSGTDDSSENRSSPPSITPCLNNFLSSMTAYVNSANSVGRSVPLGLNNETPDRMGQNLVGLNSYSPLSNLQSHGTSEWSSAVSSSPFGYSNSVLNQFNTHFYNSIGTNGPVYNRDGTEV, from the exons ATGAGTGCATTTGATCAACAGACACAGTCTCCACCTCGCTGTGGGCCACAGTTTCCAAATATTGGCCAGGAACCTCCAGAGATGAATATCTACTGTGAAAGCATCTTCCATCCTCAGGCAATGCCAAGTCCTCAACGACCTTCAAACTTTGAAACTGGTGACTATAGCTCAACAGCTAATCCCTTTCTGTGGCTCAATGGACCCTCCATAACACCACCTCCATACCTTCCAGGATCCAACTCCAGCCATTTTATGTCTCAGTCATATGGTATGCAAAGACAGCTCATACCTAACATGCATGGCTTAGGAGGATCAGAATTGGGTTGGCTTCCCATTCCTTCTCAAGAAGAACTGATGAAACTGGTAAGGCCACCCTATTCTTACTCTGCTCTAATAGCCATGGCAATTCATGGGGCACCAGATAAGAGACTGACACTGAGCCAGATCTACCAATATGTAGCTGATAACTTTCCCTTCTACAACAAAAGCAAAGCTGGATGGCAGAATTCAATTCGACACAATTTGTCACTTAATGACTGCTTCAAAAAAGTTCCAAGGGATGAAGATGATCCAG GAAAGGGGAATTATTGGACACTGGATCCAAACTGCGAGAAGATGTTTGACAACGGAAACTTCCgcagaaagagaaaaagaaagtcAGATTTGAATCCAAATGGACAACTTTCTTCTGAAAAGAGTGAGGGCAATCCACTGTCTGATAGTGAAAAACATGAAAAGCAGCAAGGTTTGCTGGAAAGCTCATCATCAGGAACAGATGACTCATCTGAAAATAGATCATCTCCACCTTCCATTACACCATGTCTTAATAACTTTCTCTCCAGCATGACTGCTTATGTTAACAGTGCTAATTCCGTAGGTAGGTCTGTACCACTTGGACTCAATAATGAAACACCTGATAGAATGGGACAGAATTTGGTTGGTTTAAATTCATACTCTCCCCTATCAAATCTACAAAGCCATGGAACTTCAGAATGGTCATCTGCAGTCTCATCCAGTCCCTTTGGTTACAGCAATTCTGTTCTTAATCAATTCAATACCCATTTCTACAACAGCATCGGTACCAATGGTCCTGTTTACAACAGAGATGGCACAGAAgtataa